One Aegilops tauschii subsp. strangulata cultivar AL8/78 chromosome 7, Aet v6.0, whole genome shotgun sequence genomic window carries:
- the LOC109787511 gene encoding uncharacterized protein: MDGGNGLKILYAETLQGIGIPMSKLSESNMQFHGVILGKKAKTLGQIALDVVFGDSKNFRKEKLTFEVVDFHSAYHAILGRPAYACFMAHPCYVYLKLKMPGPKGVITVTGNRQRAEECLQKGSKIADEQMAVVELEEYKKNADPSDLLQAKKSALESAFQSAGEMKPVHILPEDPTTAPTHISTTLDSK, encoded by the coding sequence ATGGATGGTGGCAATGGTCTGAAAATTCTGTATGCTGAGACCCTCCAAGGGATTGGCATTCCAATGTCCAAACTCAGTGAGAGCAACATGCAGTTCCACGGAGTCATCCTAGGGAAGAAAGCAAAGACACTCGGACAGATTGCCCTTGATGTGGTTTTTGGAGATTCCAAGAATTTCCGCAAGGAGAAGTTGACGTTTGAGGTAGTGGATTTCCATAGTGCCTACCATGCTATCCTAGGCAGGCCCGCATATGCTTGTTTCATGGCCCATCCATGTTACGTGTATCTTAAgttgaagatgcccgggcccaaagGTGTGATCACAGTCACGGGTAATAGGCAGAGAGCGGAGGAGTGCCTCCAAAAGGGTTCCAAGATTGCTGACGAGCAAATGGCGGTGGTAGAGCTGGAAGAGTACaagaaaaatgcagatccgagcgATTTGTTGCAAGCCAAGAAGTCTGCTTTAGAGTCCGCATTTCAGTCGGCCGGTGAGATGAAGCCAGTCCACATTCTCCCGGAAGACCCCACTACTGCTCCGACCCACATTtcaacaacactcgacagcaaatag
- the LOC109787512 gene encoding uncharacterized protein, giving the protein MKKVAHYFQDNSISVISDAPLSEILNSRDATGRVAKWAIELLPRDIKFEVKKAIKSQAIADFLAEWIEQQQPTLVHSEHWTMFFDGSKMLNGSGAGVVLVSPRGDKLSYVLQIHFDSSNNEAEYEALLYGLRMGISLGVRRLMVYGNSDLVVNQVMKEWDVRSPAMTGYCNAVRKLEKKFEGLELHHVPRLKNQAADDLAKIGSTRKPIPIEVPAAVDLMMEILVITPDWTVPYIAYLLRQELPEDEVEARQIVRRSKAFTVIGG; this is encoded by the exons ATGAAGAAAGTTGCACATTACTTCCAAGACAACTCGATTTCAGTCATCAGCGACGCTCCGTTGTCTGAAATCTTGAACAGTCGAGATGCAACCGGTCgagttgctaagtgggcaatTGAACTTCTTCCTCGGGATATCAAGTTTGAAGTAAAGAAGGCGATCAAGTCTCAAGCAATCGCAGATTTCTTGGCCGAGTGGATTGAGCAACAGCAGCCGACCCTAGTTCACTCGGaacactggaccatgttctttgatggatctaAGATGTTAAATGGTTCTGGTGCCGGAGTGGTCCTGGTGTCCCCAAGAGGCGACAAACTCAGTTATgtcctccagattcactttgattcctccaacaatgaagctgagtACGAAGCACTTCTCTACGGGTTGCGTATGGGCATCTCACTCGGTGTCCGTCGCTTGATGGTATACGGCAACTCAGACTTGGTGGTTAATcaggtgatgaaggagtgggatgtcAGGAGCCCTGCCATGACCGGATACTGCAATGCAGtaaggaagttggaaaagaagtttgaagggTTGGAGCTCCACCACGTCCCCCGACTCAagaatcaagcagctgatgatcTGGCGAAAATAGGTTCCACTCGGAAGCCTATTCCCa TCGAGGTGCCAGCAGCTGTCGACCTAATGATGGAGATTTTGGTAATCACCCCCGACTGGACGGTGCCGTATATTGCATATCTGCTCAGGCAGGAGCTTCCAGAGGATGAAGTTGAAGCACGTCAGATCGTCCGCAGGTCCAAGGCCTTCACGGTAATCGGTGGATAG